The Oncorhynchus mykiss isolate Arlee chromosome 20, USDA_OmykA_1.1, whole genome shotgun sequence genomic sequence attgctcgtgtttcttggcccaagcaagtctcttcttcttattggtgtcctttagtaaggTTTTCTATGccacaattcgaccatgaaggcctgattcatgcagactcctctgaacagatgatgttgagatgtgtctgtcacttgaactcagtgaagcatttatttgggctgcaatctgagatgcagttaactctaatgaccttatgctctgcagcagaggtaactctgggtcttcctttcttgtggcggtcctcatgagagccagtttcatcatagtgattgatggtttttgcgactgcacttgaagaaacattcaaagttcttgaaatgttccttattgactgacctttatgtcttaaagtaatgatggactgtcatttctctttgcttatttgagctgttcttgtcataatatggacttggtcttttaccaaatagggccatcttctttATACCAATGTTACATTCTGTATACCACCGTTACCTATATAACTGATTCATTCCaggttgaagctggttgagagaatgccaagagtgtgcgaagctgtcaacaaggcaaagggtggctactttgaataatctaaaatatattttggatttctttaacacttttggttactacatgattccatatgtgttatttcatagttttgatgtcttcactactattgatgtcttcactattattctacaatgtagaaaattgtaaaaaaaaaaaaaaaagaataaaaaaaaagaaagaaagaaaaccccttgagtgggtaggtgtgtccaaacttttgactggtactgtatgtgtataaataaatacttttttataaatgtttgtgtCCTCTTAAATCCTTACCTGCTCTATAATAGCATATTCCTTCCTAGAACACTTTGACAACCATTTTGTTCAACCAATCAGAGGATAGGTTCTGTTTTCAAAGATACAGGACATCAGAATGGGGTGATATCCATCCGGTGTCAATAGTGAATTATCAAGAGGTGAAAACAGGCAGATGTAAACATTCAGGTGCCAAGCCACAGCATGGCATAGCACCAGTATGCTCGGGCAATAGCATTAAGCCAAGCCTTAGAACGTACACTATGATATTATATGACCTATGACCTATGACCTTATATGATTATATGATATGGTAATATACATTTGAAGGGCTGACGAAGAAATTACAAGGAAACATGTTGTGACCAGCAccatggaatcctgacctgttcaccggacgtgctacctgtcccagacctattatttgaccgtgctggtcatttatgaacatttgaacatcttggccatgttctgttataatctccacccggcacagccagaagaggactggccaccccacatagcctggttcctctctaggtttcttcctaggttttggcctttctagggagtttttcctagccaccgtgcttctacacctgcattgcttgctgtttgggggttttaggctgggtttctgtacagcactatgagatatcagctgatgtacgaagggctatagaaatacatttgatttgatttgatggataGCTTTCACATGATAGCCTATGTTGTGTTTAGCGTTTCGTATTGGCGCTGTCCACGGTGCTGATCACAACTTGATCGTTCGTCTATGGCCACTGTGGTCGTTAACTTTGTACAGTATCGTTTGCAGACTACGTACATTTTTGTGTCTGAAAACCTCTTCCATTCGTTCCTCATTTAATAGCCATGGATCCTTTTGTTTCATGCAGTCTACAAATAAGAGACGTTGGGTATATAGTGCCATTTTCTCAATGGTCTTCAGTAGCCCTGATCTATAGATTTGCATATTGGACTTCCCGATGCTCTAAGTCACTGTCCGTGCATATTTAACATCAAGTCATATTTTTTTCTGAGAAATCATATTATTTTCTGAAATGTCCCGTTCGTTTATTATGGATTAGGGAACATGCATGTTGTGACAGACTTTCTCTAAAGAGATCACTTTATCGGTCAATTGCACACAAGGTTCAACCGAAATTTGACTTCCGttgttaacccaacccctccggAAGACATACATATAGTTTTTTTGGAGAAGTGCAGGGGGCTACCATACTGGGCCCCCGggaagctgttgttgttgttgtgtgtgtgtgtgtgtgggggggcaggtaatggcatctaggatttgataccagcaaccctccggttgccagctcacttccTGGCAGATTTTTCCAGTAGGACCCGGTTTTCAAATGGGCAACTTTCCGGTTTACTGGcttgcccctctaaccactatgctacctgccaccccacaagGAGGATTATagctaaaaaaaatattaaaaaagacaAACTTTCAGCGTGTTTTAACTTATCATTTGGTGTCTCAAAGGGATTGCATCAAGGAAGATTAAGGTAATAGGTTTACCTCTACTGTCCGTCCCTCCCTGTGGAGATGCTCGGCTCTAATGCTTCACATGGGTTTCTGTTAAAGGAATTATGGCCACCTTGTATACAGTATTAGCTATAGCTTGGCTATTCTATAAAGTAACTCCTGCCTCGACATCTTGTTTACCCGGCTGCTCTTGCACAAATGATAACTTGGGAAGGTAAGTCGTTTGTTGTCAGTTCTTGTGTAGCTAGTTTTGTACCGAGTTTCCTTACGGTGTCAGGACGTTATATGCAGTGTTGACTGATCAAGTGTAGGCTATTACTGAACTCAATGGTGGCTTTTCATGACTGGTTTTAACAATAGACAATATGGAGAGATAAcattttacattgacattttaagtcatttagcagacgcttttatccagagtgatttacaggagcACATCCACAAATTGTTCACAAAGTCGgcacttaaccactaggctacgtgccgCATGTGTCTATGATGAAAGGAATATAGATAACTTCCTCTAACCGTACTTCCATAACCCATAATGTTTTGGTTTTATTTTTAGATCCTTACTTTGTATGGAAACAGCCATGGGACGAATCCCAGACAACGTCCCAAATTATTTCAGTAAAATTCGAATAGAGAATTCCCACCTGACCGAATTACCGAGCGGCTCCTTCTCTAAAGTCACTGCCTTGGCTTCTCTATGGTTGAATTTCAACGACATCACCCTAATGAACATCAAGAGTCTGGAGGGGCTGACGAATTTAACGGAACTGCGGCTCCAGGGAAACAAGCTGCGTTCAGTCCCATGGACAGCATTCCAGGACACGCCGAACCTGAACATTTTGGACCTGAAACTCAATCGACTAGACGTGCTCCCGGAATCCGCCCTGAGACAACTACCGGGCTTGACCTATTTAGATTTATCCTTCAATCAGCTTACTGTCATATCCAGGGATGTCTTCCTCAACTGGCCTCTCCTCAACACTCAGGAGAGAAAAGGACGTAAAGAGGCCAGCAGTGGAGAGGCCAACGTTGTTTTAGCGCTGCACGACAACCCGTGGCTGTGTGACTGCCGCCTCAAAGGTTTCGTTGAGTTTATCAAAACCATTAGTCCACCTCTAATTCTGATGAACTCGTACCTGACGTGCACGGGCCCCAGTTCCAGGGCGGGGAAGTTCTTCCACGAAGTCGGTTTGAAAACATGCATGAAGCCCGAGGCCTCAGCCACAGAAACCAACATGACTGTGTCACTGGGGGACAAGGTAACCCTCCAGTGCTTAGTCAAAGCCAGGCCTGAACCCTCCATCCATTGGTCATACAACCTGAAGATTATAAAGGGATTTACTGGTAAGGTTTTATTTAATTGCAAATTCTAGGCTACCATCCATTAGAATGCTGTGACTTTGCTGCAGTGGGGTATTTACCACGATATCATATGTCAGTCCTAGTTTATTGTAAGCTACACCACTTTGATGACAGGATTTAGGACAAGCAGGCTAATGCATGTGTATGTCATTCATGACTTTGGTAGGCTCTTGATGTTTCTACGTTTCTAAGTAGAAAAGCCGCCATAGATTGATTGCAACAGCTTTTCTTGTAGGCAAACTCAACAATAGTGTCTAGTTAACCCACATTTCCCctggcgccgaagacgtggatggcGATTATggcagatccccccccccccccccgcacctctctgattcagaggg encodes the following:
- the LOC110499602 gene encoding leucine-rich repeat, immunoglobulin-like domain and transmembrane domain-containing protein 2; amino-acid sequence: MATLYTVLAIAWLFYKVTPASTSCLPGCSCTNDNLGRSLLCMETAMGRIPDNVPNYFSKIRIENSHLTELPSGSFSKVTALASLWLNFNDITLMNIKSLEGLTNLTELRLQGNKLRSVPWTAFQDTPNLNILDLKLNRLDVLPESALRQLPGLTYLDLSFNQLTVISRDVFLNWPLLNTQERKGRKEASSGEANVVLALHDNPWLCDCRLKGFVEFIKTISPPLILMNSYLTCTGPSSRAGKFFHEVGLKTCMKPEASATETNMTVSLGDKVTLQCLVKARPEPSIHWSYNLKIIKGFTVAETRVDDETIRSQLVIPSMHLEDRGVYTCFANNFIGNFSVSFLINIKSFNASSSSRGAAMSRPPFPLSSADENVYIDIRISKQTVYGITLEWYAATDNPAETWFTIHVGKYHSDKKELTYIGPGINTYEVNGLLPVSKYEVCVTLKNQTPRAGQCIVFLTGSDISQLEQREKFIHIIVIMCAMVLAVPVGMYACTTDTRCTFSYLDRCTEQCKRRRRQEKTLRTNGERQGTFDSLQAASDEGLCRDSEELMMKRRSSQDKNNHKGRVQDPQETNIGAKLY